The following coding sequences lie in one Methylotuvimicrobium alcaliphilum 20Z genomic window:
- a CDS encoding IS1595 family transposase: MAMNKIQFQAGLSLPAFLAQFGTEAQCEDSLEQSRWPQGFRCPDCGHAEHYVLKSGGRKTFQCRSCRLQTSLIAGTLFQSTHLKLTIWFLAIYLISQAKTGLSALALKRQLGVSYLTAWLIQQKLMQAMVERDARYTLSGDVQVDDAYLGGELAGGKAGRGSENKVPFVAALSLSPEGQPRFIKMAPIPGFTRKAIANWAQGDLSPCCVVRSGGLACFAGVTDADCQHQVTVAGGRKPKDLPEFCWINTVLGNLKTSLGGAYHAFDFAKYGTSYLGAFAYRFNRRFQLDTITTRLIVAAATTGPRSDTWLRQAEASC; this comes from the coding sequence ATGGCCATGAATAAAATCCAGTTTCAAGCAGGCCTGTCACTGCCTGCTTTTTTAGCGCAATTCGGCACCGAAGCGCAATGTGAAGACAGTTTGGAACAGTCCCGCTGGCCCCAAGGCTTTCGCTGCCCCGACTGCGGTCATGCCGAACACTATGTGCTTAAATCAGGTGGACGCAAAACCTTCCAATGCCGGTCCTGCCGATTACAGACATCGCTGATTGCGGGCACTCTATTCCAGAGCACCCACCTTAAACTGACGATCTGGTTTCTGGCGATCTACTTGATCAGCCAGGCCAAGACCGGCTTGTCCGCCCTCGCTTTGAAACGGCAGTTGGGTGTCAGTTATCTTACCGCTTGGCTGATCCAACAGAAACTGATGCAAGCGATGGTCGAACGGGATGCCCGGTATACCTTGAGTGGCGACGTCCAGGTGGACGATGCCTATCTCGGTGGCGAATTGGCTGGCGGTAAGGCCGGGCGCGGCTCTGAGAATAAGGTGCCATTTGTCGCGGCGCTCTCGCTCAGCCCCGAGGGACAGCCGAGGTTTATCAAAATGGCGCCGATTCCGGGTTTTACCCGTAAAGCCATTGCCAATTGGGCACAAGGTGATCTTAGCCCCTGTTGTGTCGTGCGGTCCGGCGGCTTGGCCTGTTTTGCCGGCGTGACCGATGCCGATTGTCAACACCAGGTAACCGTCGCCGGTGGCCGGAAACCCAAAGACCTGCCGGAGTTCTGTTGGATCAATACGGTACTGGGCAATCTCAAAACCAGTCTAGGCGGCGCCTACCATGCTTTCGATTTCGCAAAATACGGCACCAGTTACTTAGGTGCGTTCGCGTACCGCTTTAACCGGCGCTTCCAACTCGATACCATTACTACGCGCCTTATCGTGGCAGCGGCTACGACTGGACCCCGCTCGGACACTTGGCTTCGGCAAGCTGAAGCATCTTGCTAA
- a CDS encoding pirin-like C-terminal cupin domain-containing protein: protein MLIRYPYEGTLAIGPAANRRILASHSAGVLSDGDRNEILAEEHAAAFLLLAGRPIGEPIAQYGPFVMNTREEIEQAMADYRNGQLV, encoded by the coding sequence TTGCTAATCAGGTATCCCTATGAGGGCACATTGGCAATAGGACCTGCGGCAAATAGGCGTATCCTGGCATCGCACAGTGCCGGGGTTCTTTCCGATGGCGACCGGAATGAAATCTTGGCTGAAGAGCACGCAGCGGCATTCTTGCTGTTGGCCGGCCGGCCGATAGGAGAGCCGATCGCTCAGTACGGGCCTTTCGTGATGAACACGCGAGAAGAAATCGAGCAGGCCATGGCCGACTATAGGAATGGGCAACTGGTATGA